One Gordonia mangrovi genomic region harbors:
- a CDS encoding DHA2 family efflux MFS transporter permease subunit — MTSSSTPAHAHAGPPDTKLDRHVLMVAGVVVLGAIMSILDVTVVAVAQNTFQQEFNTDAAGAAWTATGYTLALAAVIPLSSWAASRFGTKKVYLTSLVLFILGSVLCALAWNIGSLVAFRVIQGLGGGMLMPIGMMILTKAAGPERVGSVMAVLGIPMLLGPIGGPILGGLLIEKASWHWVFLINVPIGIVALIYSWFVLRDDEETSRPKIDVLGLLLLSPGLALFLFGISSSAEHRTFMTGSVLIPAIVGAILIVGFVWHALHTDKPLLDLRLFRNRTLSVAVVTMTLFMIAFFGAALLFPQYFIGVRGESTLTAGLLLAPQGLGAMLTMPIAGRMTDKIGPGKFVLAGILLLLAGMSVFVFVGAETSYLLLCGALFVQGLGMGMTMMPIMSAALATLNNAQVPDGSTLMNVVQQSSSSIGSAVISVVLASGLAGSMQAGLAITSNTAPQSLPPELQGAPVPTSFFESAADVFGSTFLVSVVLIALTFIPALFLPRKKIASPLIEEDMDKPSPIIMH; from the coding sequence ATGACCTCCTCTTCGACCCCGGCGCACGCGCATGCGGGCCCGCCGGACACCAAGCTGGACCGGCATGTCCTGATGGTTGCCGGTGTGGTCGTGCTCGGCGCGATCATGTCGATCCTCGACGTCACCGTGGTGGCGGTCGCACAGAACACCTTCCAACAGGAATTCAACACCGACGCCGCGGGCGCCGCCTGGACCGCCACCGGCTACACGTTGGCGCTTGCCGCGGTCATCCCGCTGTCGAGTTGGGCGGCTTCCCGATTTGGCACCAAGAAGGTCTATCTCACCTCGCTGGTCCTGTTCATCCTCGGCTCGGTGCTGTGCGCGCTGGCCTGGAACATCGGCTCGCTCGTGGCATTCCGCGTCATCCAGGGCCTCGGCGGCGGCATGCTGATGCCCATCGGCATGATGATCCTCACCAAGGCCGCCGGTCCCGAGCGGGTCGGCTCGGTGATGGCGGTGCTGGGTATTCCGATGCTGCTCGGCCCCATCGGCGGCCCGATCCTCGGCGGTCTGCTCATCGAGAAGGCGAGCTGGCACTGGGTGTTCCTGATCAACGTGCCAATCGGCATCGTGGCGCTGATCTATTCGTGGTTCGTGCTGCGTGACGACGAAGAGACGTCCCGGCCGAAGATTGACGTCCTCGGATTGTTGCTCCTCTCACCGGGTCTCGCCCTGTTCTTGTTCGGCATCTCGTCGAGCGCCGAGCACCGGACCTTCATGACCGGCAGTGTGCTGATCCCGGCGATCGTCGGCGCGATCCTCATCGTCGGCTTCGTCTGGCACGCCCTGCACACCGACAAACCACTGCTGGACCTACGCCTGTTCCGCAACCGCACGCTGTCCGTCGCGGTCGTCACGATGACGTTGTTCATGATCGCCTTCTTCGGTGCGGCACTGCTGTTCCCGCAGTACTTCATCGGCGTCCGCGGTGAGTCGACGCTGACTGCCGGACTGCTGTTGGCGCCGCAGGGCCTCGGCGCGATGCTCACCATGCCGATCGCGGGCCGGATGACCGACAAGATCGGCCCGGGCAAGTTCGTACTGGCCGGCATCCTGTTGCTGCTGGCGGGCATGAGTGTGTTCGTCTTCGTCGGCGCGGAAACGTCGTATCTGCTGCTGTGCGGCGCCCTGTTCGTCCAGGGTCTGGGTATGGGCATGACGATGATGCCGATCATGTCGGCCGCGTTGGCGACGCTGAACAACGCGCAGGTTCCCGACGGCTCGACGCTGATGAACGTTGTGCAGCAGAGTTCGTCGTCGATCGGTTCTGCGGTCATCTCGGTGGTCCTGGCCAGCGGCTTGGCCGGCAGCATGCAGGCCGGCCTCGCGATCACCTCGAACACGGCACCGCAGAGTCTGCCGCCGGAGTTGCAGGGTGCGCCGGTGCCGACGTCGTTCTTCGAGTCCGCAGCCGATGTGTTCGGGTCCACCTTCCTGGTGTCGGTCGTACTTATCGCGCTGACCTTCATCCCGGCGTTGTTCCTGCCGCGTAAGAAGATCGCGTCGCCGCTGATCGAAGAGGACATGGACAAGCCCTCCCCGATCATCATGCACTGA
- a CDS encoding MarR family winged helix-turn-helix transcriptional regulator produces the protein MLPNTTSDDDPSPHTRPVDAAAEALIEFLDRLSCVAKAQTMDSLAAADLTFSQMRVLFTLGAHGDGAESMSLNEIADHINLSLAAAGRTVDKLVGAGLVDRREDAADRRVKRVSLTAEGNDVITSHVDIHRELLRTFVAGLPEPLQVDLGAALSAIVDNEVDYFVGPHGDRAPDSAARPPQDNSQKVIS, from the coding sequence GTGCTCCCGAACACCACGTCGGACGACGACCCGTCGCCGCACACGCGCCCGGTCGACGCCGCAGCCGAGGCGTTGATCGAGTTCCTCGATCGACTGTCATGTGTGGCCAAGGCCCAGACAATGGATTCGCTGGCCGCGGCCGATCTGACGTTCTCGCAGATGCGGGTGCTGTTCACACTCGGCGCACATGGCGACGGCGCCGAATCGATGTCGTTGAACGAGATCGCCGACCACATCAACCTCTCTCTCGCGGCGGCCGGCCGCACCGTCGACAAGCTTGTCGGTGCGGGCCTCGTCGACCGCCGCGAAGATGCGGCCGATCGCCGCGTCAAGCGGGTTTCCCTCACCGCTGAGGGCAATGACGTGATCACCTCCCACGTGGACATCCACCGAGAGCTCCTGCGCACCTTTGTGGCCGGGCTCCCGGAACCTCTGCAGGTCGATCTCGGTGCCGCCCTGTCGGCCATCGTCGACAACGAGGTGGACTACTTCGTCGGACCCCACGGCGACCGAGCCCCCGATTCGGCTGCTCGCCCGCCCCAGGACAACTCACAGAAAGTCATCTCATGA
- a CDS encoding glutathione peroxidase, with translation MSNVKDIPVKALDGSALNLADFGGPLLVVNVASKCGLTPQYTGLEEIAKTYGDRGLTVVGMPCNQFMGQEPGSAEEIATFCSTTYGVTFPLLAKADVKGDDQHPLYSELTKAADADGEAGEVQWNFEKFLVNAEGVVVNRFRPRTEPTDPTVVSAIESVL, from the coding sequence ATGAGCAACGTCAAGGACATCCCCGTCAAGGCGCTCGACGGTAGCGCACTGAACCTCGCCGATTTCGGCGGTCCGCTGCTGGTGGTCAACGTCGCCAGCAAGTGTGGGCTGACACCGCAGTACACCGGGCTGGAAGAGATAGCCAAGACCTACGGTGACCGAGGACTGACCGTCGTCGGCATGCCGTGCAACCAATTCATGGGCCAGGAGCCCGGCAGCGCCGAGGAGATCGCCACGTTCTGCTCCACCACGTACGGCGTCACCTTCCCGCTGCTGGCGAAGGCCGACGTCAAGGGCGACGATCAGCACCCGCTGTACTCGGAACTGACCAAGGCCGCCGACGCCGACGGCGAGGCCGGCGAGGTCCAGTGGAACTTCGAGAAGTTCCTGGTGAATGCCGAGGGCGTCGTGGTCAACCGGTTCCGCCCCCGCACCGAGCCCACCGATCCGACCGTGGTGTCGGCCATCGAATCCGTTCTCTGA
- the purS gene encoding phosphoribosylformylglycinamidine synthase subunit PurS, protein MARVVVDVMPKAEILDPQGQAIVGALGRLGFSGIADVRQGKRFEIEVDEDVDDVTLERIAEELLTNTVIENFNVSRVAE, encoded by the coding sequence ATGGCGCGAGTGGTGGTCGATGTGATGCCGAAGGCCGAGATCCTTGATCCGCAGGGCCAGGCCATCGTGGGGGCCTTGGGGCGCTTGGGATTCTCCGGGATCGCCGACGTCCGGCAGGGTAAGCGCTTCGAGATCGAGGTCGACGAGGATGTCGACGATGTGACTCTCGAACGCATCGCCGAGGAACTGCTCACCAACACGGTGATCGAGAACTTCAATGTCTCCCGGGTCGCGGAGTAG
- the purQ gene encoding phosphoribosylformylglycinamidine synthase subunit PurQ, whose amino-acid sequence MTARIGVITFPGTLDDVDAVRAARLAGAEPVELWHGDADLKSVDAVIVPGGFSYGDYLRAGAIARFAPAMGAVVDAAAKGMPVLGICNGFQVLCEAGLLPGALTRNEGLHFICRDEWLTVQSNTTAWTTRFERGADILIPLKSGEGRYVAPQEKLEELEGEGRIVFTYAGGNPNGSALDIAGISSADGRIVGLMPHPEHATEPLTGPSDDGLGLFYSVIDSVLAAA is encoded by the coding sequence ATGACTGCTCGAATCGGGGTCATCACCTTCCCGGGCACGCTCGACGACGTCGATGCGGTGCGTGCGGCGCGACTGGCCGGTGCCGAGCCGGTGGAGCTGTGGCACGGCGACGCCGACCTCAAATCCGTCGATGCGGTGATCGTGCCCGGCGGTTTCTCCTACGGCGACTACCTGCGCGCCGGCGCCATCGCCCGATTCGCGCCGGCCATGGGCGCGGTCGTCGACGCCGCGGCCAAGGGGATGCCGGTGCTCGGTATCTGCAACGGCTTCCAGGTGCTGTGCGAGGCGGGGCTGCTGCCCGGCGCGCTGACCCGCAACGAGGGCCTGCATTTCATCTGCCGCGACGAGTGGCTCACGGTGCAGTCGAACACCACCGCGTGGACGACGCGCTTCGAGCGCGGTGCCGACATCCTCATCCCGCTCAAATCCGGGGAGGGACGCTATGTCGCGCCGCAGGAGAAGCTCGAAGAACTCGAGGGGGAGGGCCGGATTGTCTTCACCTACGCCGGCGGCAACCCGAACGGGTCGGCGCTCGACATCGCCGGCATCTCCAGTGCCGACGGCCGTATCGTCGGCCTGATGCCGCACCCCGAACACGCGACCGAACCGCTGACCGGTCCCAGCGACGACGGCCTGGGCTTGTTCTACTCCGTCATAGATTCGGTTCTGGCCGCGGCCTGA
- a CDS encoding M18 family aminopeptidase: MTTTATATGLGEFVDASPSPFHVCASVAAELEAAGYTRLAEDQEWVSLRGRNYVIRGGSIIAWDAGDGNTFRIVGGHTDSPNLRVKQKPGRTSAGIGMVALEPYGGAWLNSWLDRDLGLSGRLAFRSGDRVDHVLVHVTEPVVRVPQLAIHLSEDRKGVTLDPQRHLDAIWSLSADAPDVLEWTAGYAGIDPAAVLGWELMTHDVAPSRLIGADEELLSAPRLDNQGTCYAGLRALLDGAPAIPTRVLALFDHEEVGSGSERGAASDFLATIIERIVLARGGSRADYLQAMAGSVCVSGDMAHATHPNYPERHEPAHRITVNGGPVLKVNQNLRYASDALGEALFAVACDTAGVPMQRYTHRADLPCGSTIGPITAARTGLTTIDVGAPQLAMHSARELMGAGDVPMYSAALQAFLSES; the protein is encoded by the coding sequence ATGACGACCACCGCGACCGCCACCGGACTCGGCGAGTTCGTCGACGCCTCGCCGTCGCCGTTCCATGTGTGCGCGAGTGTCGCCGCCGAACTGGAGGCGGCCGGATACACCCGGCTGGCCGAGGATCAGGAATGGGTGTCGCTGCGCGGACGCAACTACGTGATCCGGGGCGGATCGATCATCGCCTGGGATGCGGGAGACGGCAACACCTTCCGCATCGTCGGCGGCCACACCGACAGCCCGAACCTGCGGGTCAAGCAGAAACCCGGACGCACGTCGGCGGGGATCGGCATGGTGGCGCTCGAGCCCTACGGCGGGGCCTGGCTCAACTCGTGGCTCGACCGCGACCTGGGTTTGTCGGGGCGGCTGGCGTTCCGGTCCGGCGACCGCGTCGACCACGTGCTGGTGCATGTCACCGAACCCGTGGTCCGCGTGCCGCAGTTGGCGATCCACCTGTCCGAGGACCGCAAGGGTGTGACGCTGGACCCCCAGCGTCATCTCGACGCCATCTGGTCGTTGAGTGCCGACGCGCCGGACGTACTCGAATGGACTGCCGGCTACGCCGGGATCGATCCCGCCGCGGTCCTCGGATGGGAACTGATGACCCACGACGTGGCGCCGAGCCGGCTGATCGGCGCCGATGAGGAGCTGCTGAGCGCACCGCGGCTGGATAATCAGGGCACCTGCTACGCGGGCCTGCGTGCACTGCTCGACGGTGCACCCGCGATCCCGACCCGGGTGCTGGCGCTGTTCGACCACGAGGAGGTCGGCAGCGGCTCCGAACGGGGTGCCGCGTCGGACTTCCTGGCCACCATCATCGAGCGAATCGTGTTGGCACGGGGAGGCTCCCGCGCCGACTATCTGCAGGCGATGGCCGGCAGCGTGTGCGTATCCGGCGACATGGCGCACGCCACCCATCCCAACTACCCCGAACGGCACGAGCCGGCACACCGGATCACGGTCAACGGCGGTCCCGTCCTGAAGGTCAATCAGAACCTGCGCTATGCCTCGGATGCGTTGGGGGAGGCGCTGTTCGCCGTGGCGTGCGACACCGCCGGTGTGCCGATGCAGCGGTACACCCACCGCGCCGACCTCCCCTGCGGTTCGACCATCGGTCCGATCACCGCCGCCCGAACAGGATTGACGACCATCGACGTCGGCGCACCGCAGCTGGCCATGCACAGTGCCCGCGAACTGATGGGTGCCGGCGACGTTCCGATGTATTCGGCTGCACTGCAGGCATTCCTGAGTGAGTCTTGA
- a CDS encoding lytic transglycosylase domain-containing protein: protein MGKHSAPRSSPLAGSAGSTPARSRRSHRSRSHRTPWLAATVVPLGVLAAAATTTAGAGQSAAPLASSVDPIATPAPNPPPADAAASPTKAQPPAPPVAPAPPPPPTPPVSVTSGAVPEVNYAAYRDAAQAMSHTDPGCGIAWSTIAGIGRVESHHANNGDVNPATGDLRAPIYGPTLNGTLAGNEVITDTDGGALDGDSRYDRAVGSMQFLPSTWEIYAADGNGDGKADPQNVFDAALTTATYLCDDHGDLRDPHTQVSAILRYNNSMDYVDDVLGYARTY from the coding sequence TTGGGAAAGCACTCTGCTCCGCGTTCGTCACCGCTCGCCGGAAGCGCAGGTTCGACGCCAGCGCGCTCGCGTAGGTCACACCGATCTCGCAGCCACCGAACGCCGTGGCTCGCAGCCACCGTCGTACCGCTCGGCGTCCTGGCCGCGGCGGCCACCACCACGGCCGGCGCCGGCCAGTCCGCGGCGCCGCTGGCGTCGTCGGTCGACCCGATCGCAACGCCGGCGCCCAACCCGCCACCCGCCGACGCGGCAGCATCACCGACGAAGGCGCAACCACCTGCACCGCCGGTCGCCCCCGCGCCACCGCCACCGCCCACCCCACCGGTCAGCGTCACCAGCGGTGCGGTGCCGGAAGTCAACTACGCAGCCTATCGTGATGCCGCGCAGGCGATGTCCCACACCGATCCCGGTTGCGGCATCGCCTGGTCGACGATCGCCGGGATCGGCCGGGTCGAATCCCACCATGCGAACAACGGCGACGTGAACCCGGCCACCGGAGACCTGCGAGCGCCGATCTACGGACCGACCCTCAACGGCACACTCGCGGGCAACGAGGTGATCACCGACACCGACGGCGGCGCGCTCGACGGCGACTCCCGCTACGACCGCGCCGTCGGCTCCATGCAATTCCTGCCGTCGACCTGGGAGATCTACGCTGCGGACGGCAACGGCGACGGGAAAGCGGACCCGCAGAACGTCTTCGACGCGGCCCTGACGACCGCCACCTACCTGTGCGACGATCATGGCGACTTACGCGATCCGCACACCCAGGTGAGCGCGATCCTGCGCTACAACAATTCGATGGACTACGTCGATGACGTGCTCGGCTACGCTCGTACCTACTGA
- a CDS encoding AraC family transcriptional regulator translates to MDALGSLLNGPRAQSPMMLRMVMRSPWSIRIEDTAPLTVVTVARGSAVLTYDDGTTHTVAPGDVALARGTHPYTFGEQPGTDWVARIDAHGDCFDPTGTHSVAEDMCFGVRSWGNCNDDEAADAIMLIGTYATGEVSQGLLDALDRCTVVPMPEHPLVGLMEDEIVRDSPAQEAVLNRLLDLLLITGLRQSMESGRMHATQWYRAHSDPVVGHALRLLHNDIEQPWTVGSLAAATGVSRAVLARRFTDLVGEPPMAYLTAWRMSVAADLLADRALSLSAVARRVGYGTPFAFSAAFKRHRGMSPAAFRAARPRDGSEPSARAT, encoded by the coding sequence ATGGATGCGCTGGGAAGCCTGCTCAACGGACCACGTGCACAGAGTCCGATGATGCTGCGGATGGTGATGCGATCGCCGTGGTCGATCCGGATCGAGGACACCGCACCACTCACGGTGGTCACCGTGGCCCGGGGTAGCGCCGTCCTCACCTACGACGACGGAACCACGCACACCGTGGCTCCTGGCGACGTCGCTCTCGCGCGTGGCACGCACCCGTACACGTTCGGCGAACAACCGGGCACGGACTGGGTGGCCCGGATCGACGCCCACGGCGACTGTTTCGACCCGACCGGTACCCACAGCGTGGCCGAGGACATGTGCTTCGGGGTGCGGTCGTGGGGCAACTGCAACGACGACGAGGCCGCCGACGCCATCATGTTGATCGGCACGTACGCGACCGGCGAGGTCAGTCAAGGCCTGCTGGACGCGCTCGACCGGTGCACCGTCGTACCGATGCCGGAGCATCCCCTGGTGGGCTTGATGGAGGACGAGATCGTGCGTGATTCACCCGCCCAGGAGGCCGTACTGAATCGGCTGCTCGACCTGCTGCTCATCACCGGCCTGCGCCAATCGATGGAGTCCGGCCGAATGCACGCGACACAGTGGTATCGCGCGCACTCCGATCCCGTGGTGGGACATGCTCTTCGGTTGCTACACAACGACATCGAACAGCCGTGGACGGTGGGTTCCCTGGCCGCGGCCACGGGCGTGTCGCGTGCGGTGTTGGCTCGCCGGTTCACCGACCTCGTCGGTGAGCCCCCGATGGCGTATCTGACCGCCTGGCGCATGTCGGTCGCCGCGGACCTGCTGGCCGACCGCGCGCTGTCGCTGAGTGCCGTCGCCCGTCGGGTGGGCTACGGCACCCCATTCGCCTTCAGCGCCGCGTTCAAACGTCACCGCGGGATGAGCCCGGCGGCGTTCCGCGCTGCACGGCCGCGCGACGGCAGCGAACCGTCGGCGCGTGCCACATGA
- a CDS encoding NAD-dependent epimerase/dehydratase family protein, with amino-acid sequence MTIQHTPSETTKPVLVIGATGKVGRRVADLLDARGVDVRRASRSSATRFDWTDRTTWAPALDGAGPVYISYQPDLIVPGAVDDVAELVRLAESAGVTRLVLLAGRGEPEADAAGRVVHASAIDATVLSCAWFDQNFSEGGFAPEIAMGSLTLPVGAVGEPFIDAEDIAAVAVVALLDRTADVNPHAGRTYDLTGPRLLTFAEAAAEIGRARGVDLAAAEVTLEEYRQMLSQYGLASSDIDLLVALFGTLFDGRNSRISGDVERVLGRPARDFADFVNTDMAQKVSQ; translated from the coding sequence ATGACAATTCAGCACACACCTTCAGAAACAACCAAGCCCGTCCTGGTGATCGGCGCGACCGGCAAGGTCGGTCGGCGAGTCGCGGACCTGCTCGACGCCCGTGGTGTCGATGTTCGGCGCGCCAGCCGATCGAGCGCGACCCGGTTCGACTGGACCGACCGCACCACCTGGGCCCCGGCACTCGACGGAGCGGGGCCGGTCTACATCTCGTATCAGCCCGACCTGATCGTCCCCGGCGCCGTCGACGACGTCGCCGAACTCGTCCGACTCGCAGAGTCGGCGGGCGTCACGCGACTGGTGTTGCTCGCCGGTCGGGGCGAACCCGAGGCCGACGCGGCCGGGCGCGTCGTGCACGCGAGCGCCATCGATGCCACGGTCCTCTCGTGTGCCTGGTTCGACCAGAACTTCTCCGAGGGAGGGTTCGCACCCGAGATCGCCATGGGCTCACTCACCCTGCCGGTGGGTGCGGTCGGCGAACCGTTCATCGACGCCGAGGACATCGCCGCGGTCGCGGTCGTCGCGCTGCTCGACCGGACCGCGGATGTGAACCCGCACGCCGGCCGGACCTACGACCTCACCGGGCCCCGCCTGCTGACCTTCGCCGAAGCGGCGGCAGAGATCGGCCGAGCGCGCGGAGTCGACCTCGCCGCCGCCGAGGTCACCCTCGAGGAGTATCGACAGATGTTGTCGCAGTACGGTCTTGCATCGTCTGATATCGATCTCCTGGTGGCCCTGTTCGGTACCTTGTTCGACGGCCGCAACAGTCGCATCTCCGGCGATGTCGAGCGTGTGCTGGGTCGTCCGGCCCGTGACTTCGCAGATTTCGTGAACACCGATATGGCGCAAAAGGTCTCGCAATGA
- a CDS encoding anthrone oxygenase family protein codes for MSALRDVLLVLTVVTSGLSAGLLATFAYAVMPGMRRASPLSSVAVMQRINVAIINPLFAVIFFGPLLFGGLGIVFWWDEPLRWWLVAGVGLTVAAVAITMVVNVPLNNRLAAAGTVADGDAPVVWTQFARPWVRWNIIRAVVATAGFVVIVVGLVQISGQ; via the coding sequence ATGAGCGCGTTGCGCGATGTGCTCCTGGTTCTCACCGTCGTGACCTCGGGTCTGAGCGCAGGCCTGCTGGCGACGTTCGCCTACGCGGTTATGCCGGGAATGAGGCGAGCGTCACCGCTGTCCTCCGTCGCTGTGATGCAACGGATCAATGTGGCGATCATCAATCCGCTGTTCGCGGTCATCTTCTTTGGTCCGTTGCTATTCGGGGGCCTCGGAATCGTGTTCTGGTGGGATGAGCCGCTGCGCTGGTGGTTGGTGGCGGGAGTCGGTCTGACCGTTGCTGCAGTCGCGATCACCATGGTCGTGAACGTGCCGTTGAACAATCGCCTCGCCGCAGCAGGAACCGTCGCGGACGGCGACGCACCCGTGGTCTGGACGCAGTTCGCCCGACCGTGGGTGCGCTGGAACATCATCCGTGCCGTGGTGGCGACAGCGGGATTCGTCGTCATCGTGGTCGGTTTGGTGCAGATCTCCGGTCAGTAG
- a CDS encoding VOC family protein, producing the protein MSEYNSTDRGTSTPPPDPFVALRAADSPGWTDPVAPDPEFARRLRDRLERGATLPEGVLMSTATELNAPIQAEEPAVERPGALPYLTVADGRAALDWYVAHLGARLRGEPIIMDDGSLGHAELEIGGGAVYLADEFPDLGLRGPQAGQVSVSLMLAVDDADAAVAAAERGGAAVTREPYEGYGHRTGTIVDPFGHRWMITGPSAVGSAADANRIRRGDIVYMSLQTPDAARAAVFYGAVLGWEYDPPSRQVTNLGHRLGISDAGGYGSNTLFCVYAVDDFETARAAIRAAGGSAADHVDEVGDGARVLDAVDDQGVAFSVHVPAPGATRTDQHPRGHGEMSYLTVQTPSSARFRAFYGAVLGWEFHAGRVDDGWEVDDVHPQIGIAGGSATSIAVPMWNVADIDTAIARVRAGGGRVITEPDAQPYGVMAFCADDQGAEFYLGQLY; encoded by the coding sequence ATGAGCGAGTACAACAGCACCGACCGCGGCACAAGCACACCGCCGCCGGACCCGTTCGTCGCCCTGCGGGCCGCCGACTCCCCGGGCTGGACCGACCCCGTCGCACCCGACCCCGAGTTCGCCCGACGACTCCGGGACCGACTCGAACGCGGCGCGACCCTTCCCGAAGGAGTTCTCATGAGTACCGCCACCGAATTGAACGCACCGATCCAGGCCGAGGAACCCGCCGTCGAGCGACCGGGTGCGCTCCCCTATCTTACCGTGGCAGACGGACGGGCCGCCCTCGACTGGTACGTCGCGCATCTCGGCGCACGCCTGCGCGGTGAGCCGATCATCATGGACGACGGCAGCCTCGGCCACGCGGAACTCGAGATCGGCGGGGGCGCCGTCTATCTCGCCGACGAGTTCCCCGACCTGGGCCTGCGCGGACCGCAGGCCGGACAGGTGTCGGTCAGTCTGATGCTGGCCGTCGACGACGCCGACGCTGCCGTCGCGGCCGCCGAACGTGGTGGGGCAGCGGTGACGCGCGAACCGTACGAGGGCTACGGACACCGCACCGGGACGATCGTCGATCCGTTCGGGCATCGCTGGATGATCACCGGGCCGTCGGCGGTGGGCTCGGCTGCCGACGCGAACCGCATCCGACGCGGTGACATCGTCTACATGTCGCTGCAGACGCCCGATGCTGCGCGCGCGGCCGTGTTCTACGGCGCGGTGCTGGGTTGGGAATACGATCCGCCGTCCCGACAGGTCACCAATCTCGGCCACCGCCTGGGCATCTCGGATGCCGGTGGATACGGTTCGAACACGCTCTTCTGCGTGTACGCGGTCGACGATTTCGAGACCGCGCGCGCCGCGATCCGGGCCGCGGGCGGTAGCGCGGCCGACCACGTCGATGAAGTGGGCGACGGGGCGCGAGTGCTCGACGCCGTCGACGATCAGGGCGTGGCGTTCTCGGTGCACGTCCCCGCCCCCGGGGCGACGCGGACGGATCAGCATCCCCGCGGTCACGGCGAGATGTCGTATCTGACCGTGCAGACGCCGTCGAGCGCCCGGTTCCGCGCCTTCTACGGCGCTGTGCTCGGGTGGGAGTTCCACGCCGGGCGTGTCGACGACGGCTGGGAGGTCGACGACGTGCATCCTCAGATCGGGATCGCCGGCGGCTCGGCCACGTCGATCGCGGTGCCGATGTGGAATGTCGCCGACATCGACACGGCGATAGCGCGCGTCCGCGCGGGTGGGGGCCGGGTGATCACCGAACCCGACGCGCAGCCCTACGGTGTGATGGCCTTCTGCGCCGACGATCAGGGCGCCGAGTTCTATCTGGGTCAGCTCTACTGA
- a CDS encoding RNA polymerase sigma factor has product MSGEQQGSPDGGASALLAVYDDALPAVYGYLLRRCADQRVAEDLTSETFLAAMDTVRRDRAARPTTPWLIGVARHKLADHWRRMQRTPDPVEEVPERGDDEWDAHLDRMVAHHTLATLSPTHRAVLTLRYVDDLPVGDCAALLERTVGATEALLTRAKRAFRAAYPDTDTRSGPTGSRRGGHA; this is encoded by the coding sequence GTGAGCGGCGAACAACAGGGCTCGCCCGACGGCGGGGCATCCGCATTGCTGGCGGTGTACGACGATGCACTGCCGGCCGTGTACGGCTACCTGCTGCGGCGATGCGCCGATCAGCGGGTGGCCGAGGACCTCACCTCGGAGACCTTCCTCGCGGCCATGGACACCGTGCGTCGCGACCGTGCGGCGCGGCCGACGACTCCATGGCTGATCGGCGTTGCCCGGCACAAACTGGCCGACCACTGGCGGCGGATGCAACGCACGCCGGACCCGGTGGAGGAGGTGCCGGAGCGCGGTGACGACGAGTGGGACGCGCATCTGGACCGGATGGTCGCCCACCACACCCTCGCCACCCTGTCCCCGACTCATCGCGCGGTGCTGACCCTGCGCTACGTCGACGATCTGCCGGTCGGCGACTGCGCGGCACTGCTCGAGCGCACCGTCGGGGCCACCGAAGCGCTGCTCACCCGGGCCAAGCGGGCCTTCCGCGCGGCCTATCCGGATACCGACACCCGATCCGGACCCACCGGCTCGCGGAGAGGAGGTCACGCATGA